From Thermomicrobiales bacterium, a single genomic window includes:
- a CDS encoding CaiB/BaiF CoA-transferase family protein, which produces MASPPLTGIRVLALEQAVAGPLCTRHLADLGADVIKIERPGSGDFARGYDTTVNGMSSYFVWLNRGKQSLTLDLKQPEALEILRALIAQSDVLVQNLGPGAIDRLGFPPAELRKQFPRLVICSISGYGSSGPYLHRKAFDLLLQGETGVIATTGNGDELAKLGISVGDIGAGVYGAMGILAALYERQVTGEGKLVETSLFDALAEFMGYPAYYTLYGGAPPARAGVRHATVVPYGAYVCGDGNPVLLSVQTQKQWSDFCTIVCEHPEWIDDPRFDSTPHRRENRAILEPLIEASFAPHDRAEINRRLEAADIPFGDLNTIAQFLEHPQLSARDRWRTVDSPAGPLQALLPPFSLEDTDLVMGDIPAVGAHTDAILSSIGYSSDEIARLRQAGAV; this is translated from the coding sequence CAAGATCGAACGGCCCGGCAGTGGCGACTTCGCGCGCGGCTACGACACGACGGTCAACGGCATGTCGTCCTATTTCGTCTGGCTGAACCGCGGGAAGCAATCCCTCACGCTCGATCTCAAGCAACCGGAGGCGCTCGAAATCCTGCGCGCGTTGATCGCGCAGAGCGACGTGCTGGTGCAGAACCTTGGACCCGGCGCAATCGACCGGCTTGGGTTTCCACCGGCCGAGTTGCGCAAGCAATTCCCGCGCCTCGTGATCTGCTCGATCTCCGGCTATGGCTCGAGCGGCCCCTACTTGCACCGCAAAGCGTTCGACCTCCTGCTCCAGGGCGAAACCGGAGTCATTGCCACCACCGGCAACGGCGACGAACTGGCCAAACTCGGCATCTCGGTGGGAGACATCGGCGCCGGGGTTTACGGGGCGATGGGCATACTTGCCGCGCTCTATGAGCGGCAGGTCACCGGCGAAGGCAAGCTGGTGGAAACCTCGCTTTTCGATGCGCTCGCCGAATTCATGGGCTATCCCGCTTACTACACGCTCTATGGCGGCGCGCCGCCCGCCCGCGCCGGGGTTCGCCACGCCACCGTGGTGCCCTATGGCGCCTATGTCTGCGGTGACGGCAACCCGGTCCTCCTCTCGGTGCAGACCCAAAAGCAATGGAGCGACTTCTGCACCATCGTCTGCGAGCATCCAGAGTGGATCGACGATCCGCGCTTCGATTCCACCCCGCATCGCCGCGAGAACCGCGCCATCCTGGAACCGCTGATCGAAGCATCGTTCGCTCCCCACGACCGCGCTGAGATCAACCGTCGCCTGGAAGCGGCTGACATCCCCTTCGGCGATCTGAACACCATTGCGCAGTTCCTGGAGCACCCGCAGCTGTCCGCGCGCGACCGCTGGCGCACCGTCGATTCTCCCGCTGGACCGCTCCAGGCTCTGCTGCCGCCGTTCTCGCTCGAAGATACCGATTTGGTGATGGGCGACATCCCCGCGGTTGGAGCGCACACAGACGCTATTCTTTCTTCCATTGGATACAGCAGCGACGAGATCGCCCGCTTGCGGCAAGCGGGCGCCGTCTGA